The following are from one region of the Marinomonas sp. CT5 genome:
- a CDS encoding universal stress protein, which translates to MSATIIVGVDGSEAGNRALSYAKRLATLIGNECELQIVCVVEWSPYTFQTPEENSLRKKQKQVETQNAQERVIDPALSTLKEAGIKASGTVKFGKAATILNNIAVENNAEQIVVARSTEQGLSARVFGSVTANLVMSANVPVTVVS; encoded by the coding sequence ATGTCTGCAACAATTATTGTCGGGGTTGATGGAAGTGAAGCTGGGAATCGAGCCTTATCCTATGCAAAGCGGCTAGCAACACTCATAGGAAATGAATGCGAACTGCAAATTGTGTGTGTTGTTGAATGGTCTCCCTACACTTTCCAAACTCCAGAAGAAAACTCCCTCCGAAAAAAACAAAAACAAGTCGAAACCCAAAACGCCCAAGAGCGAGTAATAGACCCCGCTCTTAGCACATTAAAAGAAGCCGGTATAAAAGCATCTGGCACTGTCAAATTTGGCAAAGCCGCTACCATCCTAAACAACATCGCAGTAGAAAATAATGCCGAACAAATTGTCGTTGCACGCTCTACTGAACAGGGGTTAAGCGCAAGAGTATTCGGTAGCGTAACGGCCAATTTGGTCATGAGTGCGAACGTTCCTGTCACCGTTGTCAGTTGA